One genomic segment of Corallococcus silvisoli includes these proteins:
- a CDS encoding DUF6268 family outer membrane beta-barrel protein, producing the protein MRVDLHCAVRWRIQAWSGWVAAALVLFGGRALAQTQADRLYVGFSLMGGGALEAGRTRVEERRLLELRVPLPPLVLGGTYLLPSVGYETRRMGANVPRPGGAGEDEVDRRFHRIQLGLTLVRPVAPRWMLIAGVQGSTRTDFESSFDLALDTSWVTYVMASHQLGDTPGFAVSFGLVALWPFDGLPVIPLANVTYRRGPYVVEVGLPRLTLLRKLGDTVELGIVGALDVQVLRTRFAPEMQALDAHYLRELQVRAGPTVNVHLGSDLWLSSTVGLSLINDYALLDRQRDNLNIPGLKMGPTPYARMMLGWRPSPARKKARMSRPAP; encoded by the coding sequence ATGCGCGTGGACCTCCACTGCGCGGTGCGATGGCGAATCCAGGCCTGGAGCGGCTGGGTCGCGGCCGCGCTGGTTCTCTTCGGTGGCCGTGCCCTGGCGCAGACACAGGCCGACCGGCTCTATGTGGGCTTCAGCCTCATGGGCGGCGGCGCGCTGGAGGCCGGCCGGACGCGCGTGGAAGAGCGGCGGCTGCTGGAGCTGCGGGTGCCCCTGCCTCCGCTCGTCCTGGGCGGCACCTACCTGTTGCCCTCGGTCGGCTACGAGACGCGGCGGATGGGCGCGAACGTGCCTCGGCCTGGAGGCGCGGGCGAGGATGAGGTGGATCGCCGGTTCCATCGCATCCAGCTGGGGCTCACGCTCGTGCGGCCCGTGGCGCCGCGCTGGATGCTCATCGCCGGGGTGCAGGGCAGCACCCGCACGGACTTCGAGTCGTCCTTCGACCTCGCGCTCGACACGTCCTGGGTGACGTACGTGATGGCCAGCCATCAGTTGGGGGACACACCCGGCTTCGCGGTGTCGTTCGGGCTGGTCGCGCTGTGGCCCTTCGATGGCCTTCCCGTGATTCCCCTCGCGAACGTGACCTATCGCCGGGGCCCCTATGTCGTGGAGGTGGGCCTGCCCCGGCTCACGCTGCTGCGAAAGTTGGGGGACACGGTGGAGCTGGGGATCGTGGGCGCCCTCGACGTCCAGGTGCTCCGCACCCGGTTCGCGCCTGAAATGCAGGCGCTGGACGCGCACTACCTGCGCGAGCTGCAGGTCCGGGCGGGGCCCACCGTCAACGTCCACCTGGGCAGCGACCTCTGGCTGAGCTCCACGGTGGGCCTGTCGCTGATCAACGACTACGCGCTGCTCGACCGCCAGCGCGACAACCTGAACATCCCAGGGCTCAAGATGGGGCCCACGCCGTACGCTCGCATGATGCTGGGCTGGCGTCCTTCGCCGGCTCGGAAGAAAGCGCGGATGTCGCGCCCGGCCCCCTGA